The Lysobacter sp. HDW10 genome window below encodes:
- the csrA gene encoding carbon storage regulator CsrA, translated as MLILTRRVGETLMIGESVTVTVLAVKGNQVRVGITAPKDVAVHREEIFQKIRHDDEPGESTEPASET; from the coding sequence ATGTTGATTCTGACGCGCCGGGTTGGCGAAACCTTGATGATTGGCGAATCAGTCACCGTGACGGTGTTGGCCGTGAAGGGCAATCAAGTGCGCGTCGGCATTACCGCGCCGAAAGACGTCGCCGTGCATCGGGAAGAGATCTTCCAAAAGATCCGCCACGACGACGAGCCGGGCGAATCGACCGAGCCCGCGAGCGAGACCTAA
- the recA gene encoding recombinase RecA, with protein MEDNKQRALAAALSQIEKQFGKGSVMRMGDRNAEAVETIGTGSLMLDIALGIGGLPKGRVVEIYGPESSGKTTLTLQAIAECQKAGGTAAFIDAEHALDPIYAQKLGVNLDDLLLSQPDTGEQALEIADMLVRSNAVDIVVVDSVAALTPRAEIEGEMGDQLPGLQARLMSQALRKLTGNIKRSNCLVVFINQLRMKIGIMMPGQSPEVTTGGNALKFYASVRLDIRRIGAIKKGDEIIGNQTRIKVVKNKLAPPFKQVVTEILYGEGISREGEIIDMAVEAKLVDKAGAWYSYGSERIGQGKENARQYLKDNPAIAQQLEAALREKLVPEEAPRDAKDDAEA; from the coding sequence ATGGAAGACAACAAGCAACGCGCCTTGGCGGCGGCACTGAGTCAGATTGAGAAGCAGTTTGGCAAAGGTTCGGTCATGCGTATGGGCGACCGTAATGCAGAAGCCGTTGAAACCATCGGTACCGGTTCGCTGATGCTCGATATCGCACTTGGCATTGGTGGTTTGCCGAAGGGCCGTGTTGTTGAAATCTATGGACCGGAATCGTCGGGTAAAACCACGTTGACCCTGCAAGCCATCGCAGAATGCCAAAAGGCAGGTGGTACGGCAGCCTTTATCGACGCAGAGCACGCGCTTGATCCGATTTATGCACAAAAGCTGGGCGTGAATCTGGATGACTTGCTGTTGTCGCAGCCCGACACAGGCGAGCAAGCCTTGGAAATCGCCGACATGTTGGTGCGTTCGAACGCCGTGGATATCGTGGTCGTGGACTCCGTGGCAGCACTGACCCCGCGCGCTGAAATCGAAGGTGAAATGGGCGACCAATTGCCGGGTCTGCAAGCGCGTTTGATGAGCCAAGCCCTGCGTAAGCTCACGGGCAACATCAAGCGCAGCAACTGCTTGGTGGTCTTCATCAATCAGCTGCGTATGAAGATCGGCATCATGATGCCGGGCCAAAGCCCGGAAGTGACGACGGGTGGTAACGCGTTGAAGTTCTATGCATCGGTTCGCTTGGATATTCGTCGTATCGGCGCGATCAAGAAGGGCGATGAAATCATCGGCAACCAAACGCGCATCAAGGTCGTTAAGAACAAATTGGCACCGCCGTTCAAGCAAGTCGTGACGGAAATCCTTTATGGCGAAGGTATTTCGCGTGAAGGCGAAATCATCGATATGGCTGTGGAAGCCAAGCTGGTTGATAAGGCCGGTGCGTGGTACAGCTACGGCAGCGAGCGCATTGGCCAAGGTAAAGAAAATGCACGTCAGTACCTGAAAGACAATCCGGCCATTGCGCAGCAGCTTGAAGCTGCGCTCCGCGAAAAATTAGTGCCTGAAGAAGCACCGCGTGACGCGAAGGATGACGCAGAAGCCTGA
- the alaS gene encoding alanine--tRNA ligase: protein MKTTADIRREFLEFFAERGHTIVPSASLVPGNDPTLLFTNSGMVQFKDVFLGAEKRSYVRAADVQRCLRAGGKHNDLDQVGYTARHHTFFEMLGNWSFGDYFKKEAIEWAWELLTVVWKLPKERLLATVYHTDDESFAIWRDVVGLPEDRIIRIGDNKGAPFASDNFWQMADTGPCGPCTEIFYDHGETYAGGPPGSPDEDGDRFIEIWNNVFMQFDRAADGTLTPLPAPCVDTGMGLERITAVLQHVHSNYEIDLFKALIAKAAALTHTSDLDNKSLRVIADHIRASSFLIADGVLPSNEGRGYVLRRIIRRALRHGWMLGVRESFFHKLVDTLDALMGEAYPVLRTQKELISRALLAEEERFAQTLDAGMRIFNDLADQHPETIPGVDAFRLYDTYGFPLDLTQDMARERNMQVDTDGFNVAMNQQKDTARAAGKFGGGLSMPAELVAQLSPTQFTGYETLAGEGAQVVALLVDNLPVQSISTGQTAVVLLDSTPFYGESGGQVGDAGMLEGEGIRFDVTDTKKIAGQFHAHIGSLSDGTLRVGDRVSAFVNETRRRATILNHSATHLLHAALREVLGTHVQQKGSLVAPDRLRFDFSHFEPMTRAQIREIERRVNDEIRANHEGEVHNMGMQEALDFGAMALFGEKYGEHVRVLKFGQGSIELCGGTHVRRTGDIGLFKIVSEGGVSAGVRRVEAVTGQDALDLVEEFEQRLEDLASQLGGNARESGDKLKALIAQQKQLQKEFDALKAKAAGNATADLAGTAVDIQGIKVVAARMEGLDAKALRDAVDRLKSQLQNAVILLAGADGQGKLAMVAGVSGDAQRSVNAGKLLGHVAGQLGGRGGGRADMAQGGADDLPNAAEVLAAVPAWVASQAGA from the coding sequence ATGAAGACCACTGCTGATATCCGCCGCGAATTTCTCGAGTTCTTTGCCGAGCGCGGTCACACCATCGTTCCATCCGCCAGTCTCGTGCCGGGCAACGACCCGACCTTGCTCTTTACGAACTCCGGCATGGTGCAGTTCAAAGACGTCTTCTTGGGCGCGGAGAAGCGCAGTTATGTACGCGCAGCTGACGTGCAGCGTTGTCTGCGCGCCGGTGGCAAGCACAACGATTTGGACCAGGTGGGCTACACCGCGCGACATCACACCTTCTTTGAGATGTTGGGCAACTGGTCGTTTGGCGATTACTTCAAGAAAGAAGCCATCGAGTGGGCGTGGGAGTTGCTGACGGTCGTTTGGAAGTTGCCGAAAGAGCGACTGCTCGCCACGGTCTATCACACCGATGACGAATCCTTTGCCATTTGGCGCGATGTGGTCGGCTTGCCGGAAGATCGCATCATTCGCATCGGCGATAACAAAGGTGCACCGTTTGCGTCCGACAATTTTTGGCAAATGGCAGACACCGGGCCGTGCGGTCCGTGCACTGAAATCTTTTACGACCACGGCGAAACTTACGCCGGTGGTCCGCCGGGTTCTCCGGATGAAGACGGTGATCGCTTCATCGAAATCTGGAACAACGTGTTCATGCAGTTTGATCGCGCAGCCGATGGCACGCTGACACCCTTGCCCGCACCCTGTGTGGATACGGGTATGGGTTTGGAGCGCATCACTGCCGTTTTGCAGCACGTTCATAGCAACTACGAGATCGACCTCTTCAAGGCACTGATCGCGAAAGCCGCAGCGCTCACGCACACGTCGGATCTCGATAACAAATCACTTCGTGTGATTGCGGACCACATTCGTGCATCGAGCTTCTTAATCGCTGATGGCGTCTTGCCGAGCAACGAAGGTCGCGGTTATGTCTTGCGCCGGATTATTCGCCGTGCATTGCGTCACGGTTGGATGCTCGGTGTGCGCGAATCGTTCTTCCATAAGTTGGTTGACACCCTGGACGCGCTGATGGGCGAGGCCTATCCGGTCTTGCGCACGCAAAAAGAACTGATCTCACGCGCATTGCTTGCAGAAGAAGAGCGGTTCGCGCAGACCTTGGATGCGGGCATGCGCATCTTCAATGATCTGGCCGATCAACATCCGGAAACCATTCCGGGTGTGGATGCATTCCGTTTGTATGACACCTACGGCTTCCCGCTCGATCTCACCCAAGACATGGCGCGCGAGCGCAACATGCAGGTGGACACCGACGGTTTCAATGTCGCGATGAACCAGCAGAAAGACACCGCCCGTGCCGCAGGCAAATTCGGTGGCGGTCTCAGCATGCCGGCAGAGTTGGTCGCACAACTTTCACCGACGCAATTCACGGGCTACGAAACGCTTGCCGGTGAAGGTGCGCAAGTGGTGGCATTGCTCGTTGACAATCTACCCGTGCAATCGATCTCAACAGGTCAAACCGCCGTGGTCCTGCTCGATTCGACACCGTTCTATGGCGAATCAGGTGGCCAGGTCGGTGACGCAGGCATGCTCGAAGGCGAAGGTATTCGTTTCGATGTCACCGATACGAAGAAGATCGCAGGTCAATTCCACGCCCATATCGGCAGCTTGTCGGATGGCACGCTGCGTGTCGGCGATCGCGTCAGTGCTTTCGTCAATGAAACACGCCGTCGCGCCACCATTCTCAATCACAGCGCGACGCACCTGTTGCACGCGGCTTTGCGCGAGGTCTTGGGCACGCATGTGCAACAAAAGGGTTCGCTGGTTGCGCCCGATCGCCTTCGTTTCGACTTCTCGCATTTCGAGCCGATGACACGCGCACAGATTCGCGAGATCGAACGCCGCGTCAATGATGAGATTCGAGCGAACCACGAAGGCGAAGTCCACAACATGGGCATGCAAGAGGCATTGGATTTCGGTGCAATGGCCTTGTTCGGCGAGAAATACGGCGAGCACGTGCGGGTGCTGAAGTTTGGTCAAGGTTCAATCGAACTCTGCGGCGGCACACACGTGCGGCGCACAGGTGATATCGGCTTGTTCAAGATTGTTTCGGAAGGCGGTGTGTCCGCAGGCGTCAGGCGCGTTGAAGCAGTGACGGGTCAAGATGCGTTGGATCTCGTCGAAGAGTTCGAGCAACGCTTGGAAGACTTGGCAAGCCAACTCGGCGGCAATGCGCGTGAATCGGGCGACAAATTGAAAGCGCTGATCGCACAGCAAAAGCAGTTGCAAAAAGAATTCGATGCGTTGAAGGCGAAAGCCGCCGGCAATGCCACCGCAGATCTTGCCGGCACGGCCGTCGATATCCAAGGCATCAAGGTTGTTGCGGCACGCATGGAAGGCCTGGATGCGAAGGCGCTGCGTGACGCCGTCGATCGCCTGAAGTCCCAACTTCAAAATGCCGTGATCTTGTTGGCAGGCGCTGACGGCCAAGGCAAGTTGGCCATGGTGGCGGGTGTCTCAGGTGACGCACAGAGGTCAGTGAATGCCGGTAAATTGCTCGGACACGTCGCAGGTCAGTTGGGTGGCCGCGGCGGTGGACGCGCAGACATGGCGCAGGGTGGGGCAGATGATTTGCCGAACGCGGCAGAAGTGCTCGCGGCGGTCCCGGCCTGGGTCGCAAGTCAAGCTGGTGCGTGA
- a CDS encoding regulatory protein RecX, translated as MTQKPEQDTGLPVSGNSSRPRRQRPELTPTQRALVLLVRREHSKKELKQKLEYKGVSSADAQATVEKLTEAGWQDDARFAEQWVRSKVSSGYGPLRIKAELKLHALSASAISSALETVETSWSALAHEHIRRRFPSAFEQDRAAQRKAADHLLRRGFSMDHVRAALKCDFEDEY; from the coding sequence ATGACGCAGAAGCCTGAGCAAGATACCGGCTTGCCGGTGTCGGGCAACTCCTCGCGCCCGCGCCGGCAAAGACCGGAGTTGACGCCGACCCAGCGCGCCTTGGTGCTGCTGGTTCGGCGTGAACACTCCAAGAAAGAGCTCAAGCAAAAGCTTGAGTACAAAGGGGTGAGCAGCGCAGACGCGCAAGCGACGGTCGAGAAGTTGACGGAGGCCGGCTGGCAAGACGACGCGCGTTTTGCTGAACAATGGGTTCGAAGCAAAGTGTCCAGTGGCTACGGCCCGCTTCGAATCAAGGCAGAGCTTAAGCTGCATGCACTCAGCGCATCTGCCATTTCCAGCGCTCTAGAGACTGTCGAGACCTCTTGGTCCGCTTTGGCGCATGAGCATATCCGTAGACGCTTCCCATCGGCATTCGAGCAAGATCGGGCCGCTCAGCGGAAAGCCGCAGACCACCTGCTGCGTCGCGGGTTCAGCATGGACCACGTCCGCGCCGCGCTGAAATGTGATTTTGAAGACGAATACTGA
- the lexA gene encoding transcriptional repressor LexA: MKLTDTQNAILEFIAERIELEGMPPAQTEIARAFGFKGVRAAQYHLEALEAAGAIERMPGKARGLRILQAPKSVQASFALAPAANDDFVRLPVLGQVAAGLPIGADIDAHSDSFVVVDRVFFSPKPDYLLKVKGDSMRDEGIFDGDLIGVHRTADARNGQIVVARIDEEITVKLFKNTGERIRLLPRNPDYAPIEVMPGQEFAIEGLYCGLVRPNR; encoded by the coding sequence ATGAAGCTCACCGACACCCAAAACGCCATTCTCGAGTTCATTGCCGAGCGCATTGAGCTTGAGGGCATGCCGCCCGCGCAAACAGAAATCGCCCGTGCTTTTGGTTTCAAGGGTGTCCGCGCGGCCCAATACCACCTAGAGGCGCTGGAAGCGGCCGGTGCCATTGAGCGCATGCCTGGCAAGGCGCGCGGGCTGCGTATCCTGCAAGCGCCGAAGTCGGTGCAAGCGTCTTTCGCCTTGGCACCGGCTGCAAACGATGACTTCGTTCGATTGCCGGTGTTGGGGCAGGTTGCCGCTGGCTTGCCGATAGGTGCGGACATCGATGCACACAGCGATAGTTTCGTGGTGGTCGATCGGGTGTTCTTCTCGCCCAAGCCCGATTACCTCTTGAAGGTGAAAGGTGACTCCATGCGTGACGAGGGCATCTTCGATGGCGACCTGATTGGTGTGCATCGCACGGCAGATGCGCGCAACGGTCAGATTGTTGTCGCGCGCATCGACGAAGAAATCACCGTCAAGCTCTTCAAAAATACGGGTGAACGCATTCGCCTGTTGCCACGTAATCCGGACTACGCACCGATCGAAGTGATGCCCGGGCAAGAGTTCGCGATTGAAGGCTTGTATTGCGGTTTGGTGCGCCCCAATCGATGA